Proteins encoded by one window of Pseudonocardia alni:
- a CDS encoding dihydrofolate reductase family protein, giving the protein MPRTRVHNLFISLDGYAAGDHVTLDAPIGDAGRLFAGFDGRFIHGIGGVDAPVTLDRALTSTWAQGIGAEIMGRRKFGPQTGPWTDDGWQGWWDDEPPFHTPVFVMTHHPRPPIEFANGTSFHFVDGSAQEVLTVAQKAAGDLDVRLGGGPSTIRQFLDADLVDVMHVVILPIVLGRGVSPWEGLKGVEDRFTVESVASPSGRIHQFWNRKV; this is encoded by the coding sequence ATGCCCCGCACCCGGGTGCACAACCTGTTCATCTCGCTCGACGGCTACGCCGCCGGCGACCACGTGACCCTCGACGCCCCGATCGGCGACGCCGGACGGCTCTTCGCCGGGTTCGACGGGCGGTTCATCCACGGGATCGGCGGGGTGGACGCCCCCGTCACCCTGGACCGCGCCCTGACCAGCACGTGGGCCCAGGGCATCGGCGCCGAGATCATGGGGCGGCGCAAGTTCGGCCCGCAGACCGGCCCCTGGACCGACGACGGCTGGCAGGGCTGGTGGGACGACGAGCCCCCGTTCCACACCCCGGTGTTCGTCATGACCCACCACCCGCGGCCGCCGATCGAGTTCGCGAACGGGACGAGCTTCCACTTCGTCGACGGGTCGGCGCAGGAAGTGCTGACGGTCGCGCAGAAGGCCGCGGGCGACCTGGACGTGCGACTCGGTGGGGGACCCTCGACGATCCGGCAGTTCCTCGACGCCGACCTGGTCGACGTCATGCACGTGGTGATCCTGCCGATCGTGCTGGGGCGTGGGGTGTCCCCGTGGGAGGGGCTGAAGGGAGTCGAGGACCGGTTCACGGTCGAGTCGGTCGCCTCGCCGAGTGGGCGCATCCACCAGTTCTGGAACCGGAAGGTCTGA
- a CDS encoding dihydrofolate reductase family protein, which translates to MGFLSYSMSMSLDGFVEDPTGSIAFGDPDEEVHRLSNDQTRATSVFLFGRNLYDIMEDFWTAPERADGHPVEAEFAHLYTAIPRVVFSDSLTSVAPGCRLVRRADALEEVARLKEETDGELAVGGPGLAASLLDLVDEFRPRVVPVVLGGGKRYLPLGADLRLRLVEQRVFDGGTVHLRYQRVR; encoded by the coding sequence GTGGGTTTCCTCAGCTACTCCATGAGCATGTCCCTCGACGGCTTCGTCGAGGACCCCACCGGCAGCATCGCCTTCGGCGACCCCGACGAGGAGGTGCACCGCCTGTCCAACGACCAGACCCGGGCGACGTCGGTGTTCCTGTTCGGCCGCAACCTCTACGACATCATGGAGGACTTCTGGACCGCCCCCGAGCGGGCGGACGGCCACCCGGTGGAGGCGGAGTTCGCGCACCTCTACACCGCGATCCCCCGGGTGGTGTTCTCCGACTCGCTGACCTCCGTCGCGCCCGGGTGCCGTCTCGTCCGCCGGGCCGACGCCCTGGAGGAGGTGGCCCGGCTGAAGGAGGAGACCGACGGCGAGCTGGCCGTGGGCGGGCCCGGTCTGGCCGCGTCGCTGCTGGACCTGGTCGACGAGTTCCGCCCGCGGGTGGTGCCGGTCGTCCTCGGCGGCGGGAAGCGGTACCTGCCGCTCGGGGCGGACCTGCGGCTGCGCCTGGTCGAGCAGCGCGTGTTCGACGGCGGGACCGTGCACCTGCGCTATCAGCGCGTCCGCTGA
- a CDS encoding putative immunity protein: MARIGPGDVTLTMADLRVVTRFAAECAAEALPLFDAPDDGRPRAALAAAWAFADGAERSRLQRVTAVDAARAAKDAHTPAGRHAALAAADAAASAYLHPLAKATQVGHILRAAAHAAHAVELADGDAPRSGDAQLDRARRRATPELVDVLCRYPRAAAGRSRVAALTTALDDALRDR; encoded by the coding sequence ATGGCACGGATCGGACCGGGGGACGTCACCCTCACCATGGCCGACCTGCGGGTCGTGACCCGGTTCGCCGCGGAGTGCGCCGCCGAGGCCCTCCCCCTGTTCGACGCGCCCGACGACGGCCGCCCCCGCGCGGCGCTCGCCGCGGCGTGGGCCTTCGCCGACGGCGCCGAGCGGTCGCGGCTGCAGCGGGTGACCGCCGTCGACGCTGCGCGGGCGGCGAAGGACGCCCACACCCCGGCCGGCAGGCACGCCGCACTGGCCGCCGCCGACGCCGCCGCGTCCGCCTACCTGCACCCACTGGCGAAGGCCACCCAGGTCGGGCACATCCTGCGCGCGGCAGCCCACGCCGCCCACGCCGTCGAGCTGGCCGACGGCGACGCGCCCCGCAGCGGCGACGCGCAGCTCGACCGTGCCCGGCGGCGCGCGACACCGGAGCTGGTCGACGTCCTGTGCCGCTACCCGCGCGCGGCGGCCGGCCGCAGCCGCGTCGCCGCGCTGACCACCGCACTGGACGACGCGCTGCGCGACCGATGA
- a CDS encoding DUF1648 domain-containing protein, with product MRPWFPLLAGSVFYAFALVWAAGELPEDRVPLHFDPTGVPTAFGSRAWFLTLGTLFGLLVAGIGAGLYRLVATGSLARVSVPHRDYWTAPQRIGRLRHMLAEDMGRTFGATLFLLTVVPVTAVYATRTDPPRLPVGAVWVVLALLVAGIVGYCVYLARYRYRPA from the coding sequence GTGCGCCCCTGGTTCCCGCTCCTCGCCGGCTCGGTGTTCTACGCGTTCGCCCTGGTGTGGGCGGCCGGTGAGCTCCCCGAGGACCGGGTGCCGCTGCACTTCGACCCCACGGGCGTGCCGACCGCGTTCGGCAGCCGCGCCTGGTTCCTGACGCTCGGCACGCTGTTCGGGCTGCTCGTCGCCGGGATCGGCGCCGGGCTCTACCGCCTGGTCGCGACCGGCTCGCTGGCACGGGTGTCGGTGCCGCACCGCGACTACTGGACGGCGCCGCAGCGGATCGGACGGCTGCGCCACATGCTCGCCGAGGACATGGGCCGGACCTTCGGCGCGACCCTGTTCCTGCTCACCGTGGTCCCGGTGACGGCGGTGTACGCCACCCGCACAGATCCGCCGAGGCTGCCGGTCGGAGCGGTCTGGGTGGTGCTGGCGCTGCTGGTCGCCGGGATCGTCGGGTACTGCGTCTACCTGGCGCGGTACCGGTACCGCCCGGCCTGA
- a CDS encoding TetR/AcrR family transcriptional regulator: MPRSVDHDTRRSEIADAVLALVARSGTEAVSLRSVAAEAGISMGRVQHYFASKDALLLHALDRSHRQMEERIETRARAVGGGDRTVLATILDELLGEHPRTRDALRIHAAFATREVDERARAILTDGDDEIRALAVRVVGDAGSADPDTDAHALLALTAGLSTEVALHGAPVDRARRTLTAMLDRLAPATARGPAGDPE; this comes from the coding sequence GTGCCCCGCTCCGTCGACCACGACACCCGCCGCTCCGAGATCGCCGACGCCGTGCTCGCGCTCGTCGCACGGTCGGGCACCGAGGCGGTCTCGCTGCGCTCGGTCGCAGCCGAGGCCGGCATCTCGATGGGCCGTGTCCAGCACTACTTCGCCAGCAAGGACGCACTGCTGCTGCACGCCCTGGACCGGTCGCACCGGCAGATGGAGGAGCGGATCGAGACCAGGGCCCGGGCTGTGGGCGGCGGCGACCGGACCGTCCTCGCGACGATCCTCGACGAGCTGCTCGGTGAGCATCCGCGGACCCGTGACGCGCTGCGCATCCACGCCGCCTTCGCCACCCGCGAGGTCGACGAGCGCGCGCGGGCGATCCTCACCGACGGCGACGACGAGATCCGTGCCCTCGCCGTCCGGGTCGTCGGCGACGCCGGGTCGGCCGACCCCGACACCGACGCGCACGCCCTGCTCGCCCTGACCGCGGGGCTCAGCACGGAGGTCGCGCTGCACGGCGCCCCCGTCGACCGCGCCCGGCGGACCCTGACCGCGATGCTCGACCGGCTCGCTCCCGCCACGGCGCGCGGACCGGCCGGCGACCCGGAATGA
- a CDS encoding GrpB family protein, which yields MLGAVGDLPVNLHRYAQGSPEITRYLVFRDRLRAHDDERARYEAHKRGLTGRERADMNLYADAKGPVVEEVIGRAGGPPRP from the coding sequence ATGCTCGGCGCCGTCGGGGACCTGCCGGTGAACCTGCACCGCTACGCGCAGGGCAGTCCTGAGATCACGCGCTACCTGGTGTTCCGCGACCGGCTCCGCGCCCACGACGACGAGCGGGCGCGCTACGAGGCGCACAAGCGCGGCCTCACCGGACGGGAGCGGGCCGACATGAACCTCTACGCCGACGCCAAGGGTCCGGTCGTCGAGGAAGTCATCGGCCGGGCCGGCGGCCCGCCCCGGCCCTGA
- the prcB gene encoding proteasome subunit beta, producing MTGPSFLEQLRAHAPELLPSHLPRDPAQRVPADLDVPHGTTIIALTWADGVLLAGDRRATSGNLIAQKDLVKVVGIDDTSAAGFAGSVGHALQMLTMFAAEVEQYEKVEGAPISQDGKVRRLSSIVRENLGAAMQGFVALPLFVGYDPTDPDPVRIVTYDPTGSIKRARSGYVGIGSGSQFAEASLKKRHDPGVDRAGAIALAVNALWDAADDDTATAGPDLTRAIFPNLITVTADGVEEIGVDEVRAATERMLAERAERPGG from the coding sequence ATGACCGGACCCTCGTTCCTCGAGCAGCTGCGTGCGCACGCCCCCGAGCTGCTGCCCTCGCACCTCCCGCGCGACCCCGCCCAGCGGGTCCCGGCCGACCTGGACGTCCCGCACGGCACCACGATCATCGCCCTGACCTGGGCCGACGGCGTGCTGCTCGCCGGTGACCGGCGCGCCACGTCCGGCAACCTGATCGCACAGAAGGACCTGGTGAAGGTCGTCGGCATCGACGACACCTCCGCCGCCGGGTTCGCCGGGTCGGTCGGGCACGCGTTGCAGATGCTGACGATGTTCGCGGCCGAGGTGGAGCAGTACGAGAAGGTCGAGGGCGCGCCGATCAGCCAGGACGGCAAGGTCCGCAGGCTGTCGAGCATCGTGCGGGAGAACCTGGGCGCGGCGATGCAGGGCTTCGTCGCGCTGCCGCTGTTCGTCGGCTACGACCCGACCGACCCCGACCCGGTCCGCATCGTCACCTACGACCCGACCGGCAGCATCAAGCGCGCCCGGTCCGGCTACGTCGGCATCGGGTCCGGCTCGCAGTTCGCCGAGGCGTCGCTGAAGAAGCGGCACGATCCGGGCGTCGACCGGGCCGGCGCGATCGCGCTCGCGGTCAACGCGCTGTGGGACGCCGCCGACGACGACACCGCCACCGCGGGCCCCGACCTCACCCGGGCGATCTTCCCGAACCTGATCACGGTGACCGCCGACGGCGTCGAGGAGATCGGTGTCGACGAGGTCCGGGCGGCGACCGAGCGGATGCTCGCCGAGCGGGCGGAGCGTCCCGGCGGCTGA
- a CDS encoding NAD(P)H-dependent flavin oxidoreductase, giving the protein MSARSRAESFCTRHGLGVPVLEAPMAGACPPELAAAVAAAGGMGAAGVVNDTPEAIADWAARFRALAGTAPFQLNLWIPDPPADDDVGLQTAYLDSLGGTPAPAGGPGPSFSDQLVAVLAARPAVVSTIMGLFTAEQVAAVHGAGCAWFATVTTRTEAIAAERAGADAVVVQGMEAGGHRGTTDPADAEAVSVGLLALVPWVADAVGVPVVAAGAIGDGRALAAALTLGASAVQVGTALLRCPEAGIDDGWSARLDGLDPTGTTTTRAYTGRLARGIATDYVRAWTVPGAPAPAPYPHQRRLVARYRAGEPGAVDRVNHWAGQAAGRATTDPASEVVARLWREADPLLP; this is encoded by the coding sequence GTGAGCGCACGGAGCCGGGCCGAGTCCTTCTGCACACGCCACGGACTGGGGGTGCCCGTCCTGGAGGCCCCGATGGCCGGGGCCTGCCCACCGGAGCTGGCGGCCGCGGTCGCCGCGGCGGGCGGCATGGGTGCCGCGGGCGTCGTGAACGACACCCCGGAGGCGATCGCCGACTGGGCCGCCCGCTTCCGCGCGCTCGCCGGGACCGCGCCGTTCCAGCTCAACCTGTGGATCCCCGACCCGCCCGCCGACGACGACGTGGGCCTGCAGACCGCCTACCTCGACAGCCTGGGCGGCACACCCGCACCGGCCGGCGGCCCCGGACCGTCGTTCTCCGACCAGCTCGTCGCCGTCCTGGCCGCCCGGCCCGCGGTCGTCTCGACGATCATGGGGCTGTTCACGGCCGAGCAGGTCGCCGCGGTGCACGGTGCGGGCTGCGCCTGGTTCGCGACGGTCACGACCCGCACCGAGGCCATCGCGGCGGAGCGGGCGGGGGCCGACGCCGTCGTCGTGCAGGGCATGGAGGCCGGCGGGCACCGCGGGACCACCGACCCCGCCGACGCCGAGGCCGTCTCGGTCGGGCTGCTCGCGCTCGTCCCGTGGGTGGCCGACGCCGTCGGTGTCCCGGTGGTCGCCGCCGGTGCGATCGGGGACGGCCGGGCCCTGGCCGCCGCGCTCACCCTCGGCGCGAGCGCGGTGCAGGTGGGGACGGCGCTGCTGCGCTGCCCCGAGGCCGGGATCGACGACGGCTGGTCCGCCCGGCTCGACGGCCTCGACCCCACCGGCACGACGACGACCCGTGCCTACACCGGCCGGCTGGCCCGCGGCATCGCCACCGACTACGTCCGCGCCTGGACCGTGCCGGGCGCCCCGGCCCCGGCGCCCTACCCCCATCAGCGACGCCTGGTGGCCCGCTACCGCGCGGGCGAGCCCGGCGCGGTCGACCGGGTCAACCACTGGGCCGGGCAGGCCGCCGGACGTGCGACGACCGACCCGGCGTCCGAGGTCGTCGCCCGGCTGTGGCGCGAGGCGGACCCGCTGCTGCCGTGA
- a CDS encoding DUF397 domain-containing protein encodes MPHPNGTRAADLGPVTWRRPAGGRNVEFAVLDDGQVAVRNARDPDGPVLVYTPAEISAFVDGAKKGEFDDMVDPFRD; translated from the coding sequence ATGCCCCACCCGAACGGCACGCGCGCAGCAGATCTCGGCCCCGTGACGTGGCGCCGCCCCGCCGGCGGGCGGAACGTGGAGTTCGCCGTACTGGACGACGGCCAGGTCGCGGTCCGCAACGCCCGCGACCCCGACGGCCCGGTGCTCGTCTACACCCCGGCCGAGATCTCCGCGTTCGTCGACGGTGCCAAGAAGGGCGAGTTCGACGACATGGTCGACCCCTTCCGCGACTGA